The sequence below is a genomic window from Streptomyces sp. V1I1.
GTCGGGTCGGCCGTGGTCGGGTCGTCCGTCGGCGTCTGCGGATCGCTCGGCGTGAACGAGGGAGGGTCGGACGGTGTCCAGGACGGCTGCTCATCGTCGCCCGTGGGGCCCGGCTCCTCGCTCTGCTCCGTGTCCTCATCGGTCGGCGTCGGCGAGGCGTCCGGCGTCGACGGAGTCTGGGAGATTGTGGTGTTGTCCTTCGGGCTGTTGCCGGTGTTGCCCGCCTTGTCCAGCGCGAAGGCGACGCCCGCCGCGATGGCGATCACCGCGAGCACGGCGAACAGCCACATCTTTCCGCGGCCGCCGCCCTTGCCGTTCCGGCCGTCCCGGTTACCGCCGCCGTATCCGCCGTCGTTCGGGTTCATCGGCGGCAGGATCGGGCTCTGCGAGGTCTCGCCGTGCACGGGGTGGTGCATCGCGGTCGGCCCGGTCGTCCCCATCGCCGGGGTGAATCCGCCGTCGTGCGTCTCTACGGGACCGGTGCCCCAGGTGCCGGTGTGGCTGCCCTGCTGCTGGAGCATCTGCAGCCCGTACTGCACCAGACCGCGCATCTCCTCCGCGCTCTGGAACCGGTCGTCCGGGTCCTTCGCGAGCGAGCGCATCACCAGACCGTCGAGCTCCGGCGGCACCGCGTCGGAGACCTCGGACGGCGGCACCGGGATGTCCTGGACATGCTGGTAGACCACCGAGAGCGGGGTCTCGCCGGTGAACGGGGGCCGCAGGGCGAGGAGTTCGTAGAGCAGACAGCCCGTGGCGTACAGATCGGAGCGGTGGTCGACGGCCTTGCCCAGCGCCTGCTCGGGGGAGAGGTACTGCGGCGTGCCCATGACCATGCCGGTCTGGGTCATCGTCGACTGCGCGCCGTGCAGGGCGCGCGCGATGCCGAAGTCCATCACCTTCACCGCACCGGAGTTGGTGATGATGACGTTCGCGGGCTTGATGTCACGGTGCACGATGCCGTGCTGGTGCGAGTAGGCGAGCGCCTCCAGCACACCGGAGACGATGATCAGCGCCTGCTCGGGCGGCGGGGCCTCCGCGTTGACCAGCAGATCGCGGATGGTTCGCCCCTCGACCAGCTCCATCACGATGTACGGGACGGTCTGGCCGCCCACCACGTCCTCGCCGGAGTCGTAGACCGCGACCACGGCGTGGTGGTTGAGGCCGGCGACCGACTGCGCCTCGCGCGTGAAGCGGGCCTTGGAGACCGGGTCCTCGGCGAGGTCGGAACGGAGCAGCTTGACGGCGACCGTACGGCCGAGCCGTACGTCCTCCGCCGCGAACACCTCAGCCATGCCGCCGCGTCCGAGACGGTGCGTCAGGCGGTAGCGGCCGTCGCCGACCACTCCGCCGATGCCCCAGGAGTCCGCCGCATCCGGCACTCCACCGCCGCCTGCTTCGGGTTCGGGTGCCATCAGTCCTCGCCGTCGTAATCTGTCCGCGTGCGTACCGTGCCCGCGGGTGTTCGCTGTCGTCCTCGGGTGCTCTGCCACGTCACGCTACAGCCTTCGCGTGAGTGGCCTCTTTCGATGTGGACCGGCCATCAAACCCGCTGCCCGTGCGGCCATGCAAATTCCATGCTTTTCCTGTAACGCTTCCGAGACGCTTCCTATGCGTACGGTCACGGAACGGGCACCTGGCTTGACGTGCGGGACCCCTCGGGCAGACTTGCCCCAAAGAGCAACGGGATCATCGCGGGCCATCGGGCCTTGCGCCGAGGGGGATGCACAGTCATGAGCCAGGACGGCGCACAGGGCCGCTATGCGGGTGGTTCGGTAGCGGGCGGCCGGTATCAGCTTCGCGACCTGCTCGGCGAAGGCGGCATGGCCTCCGTGTATCTGGCGTACGACTCGGCGCTCGACCGCCAGGTCGCCATCAAGACGCTCCATACGGAACTGGGGCGTGAGCAGTCCTTCCGCGAGCGGTTCCGGCGCGAGGCGCAGGCGGTCGCCAAGCTGTCGCACACCAATATCGTCTCGGTCTTCGACACCGGCGAGGACGAGCTCGACGGCTCGCTGATGCCGTACATCGTCATGGAGTACGTCGAGGGCCAGCCGCTCGGATCCGTGCTGCAGGCGGACATTCAGCAGTACGGCGCGATGCCGGCCGACAAGGCGCTGAAGGTGACGGCCGATGTGCTGGCCGCGCTGGAGACCAGCCATGAAATGGGCCTGGTCCATCGCGACATCAAGCCCGGCAACGTGATGATGACCAAGCGGGGCATCGTCAAGGTGATGGACTTCGGCATCGCGCGCGCCATGCAGTCGGGCGTCACCTCGATGACGCAGACCGGCATGGTGGTCGGCACTCCGCAGTATCTGTCGCCCGAGCAGGCGCTGGGGCGCGGCGTCGACGCACGCTCCGACCTGTACTCCGTCGGCATCATGCTGTTCCAGCTGCTGACCGGGCGGATCCCGTTCGACGCGGACTCACCGCTGGCGATCGCGTACGCGCATGTACAGGAGGAGCCGGTCGCGCCGTCCACGATCAACCGCTCCGTCACGCCGGCGATGGACGCGCTGGTCGCGCGGGCGCTGAAGAAGAACCCGAACGAGCGTTTTCCCAGCGCGGCCGCCATGCGCGACGAGTGCGCGCGGGTGGCGAGCGCCGGGCAGACGGGCGCGCCGGTGATCATCGTCGGCGCTCCCGCGGCGAGCGGCGCGGGGGTGGGTTCCACGGTGTTCCCGCCGCTGGATCAGTCGACTCCGGCGCCGCAGAGCGTGCAGACGCCCTACCAGCCGGGTCCGTACGGCCCGCCGACTCCGGCGTCGGCGCCCATGCAGGCGCCCATGCAGGGTCACACGCCGGCTCCGACGCCTCAGTACGGCTACCCGCACACGCCGCCCCCTCCCGCCTACCAGACTCCTGGGCCGGTGGCGTCGACGCCGCCGCCGTACAACATCGCGCCCCAGACGGGGGTTTCGGGCGGCAGCGGTGGCGGCGGCGGCAAGCGGAACATGCCGGTCATCGTGGGCGCGATAGTGGTGGCACTGCTGGCGGTCGGCGGCCTGATCACGGCGATCGCGCTGAACAAGGGCTCGGGGGACGGGGACAACGCGGGCGGCGACCCGAGCTCGAGCGAGTCTGCTGACTCCGGGGGACTGGCTCCGGACCGCACCCGGACGATCGATAAGACGAAGTGCTCGGACGCCACGGAGGACGGCACGGACCCGGCGAAGGTCCAGGCCCCCGACCTCCTCTACAAGGACCTTCTCTCGGTGAAGGAGTGTCTGCGGGCCGCCGGGTGGACCTGGAAGGTGACCGAGGTGGACAACCCTCAGTACCCCAAGGACGCCGTGGTCGAGCAGTACCCCGGCCAGGGGCAGGCCGTGGTGCCGGAGAACCAGGAGTTCGAGCTGCAGATCTCCACGGGCAAGTCGGGATAGCCCGAGCCGCACCGCATCCTCAGGGACGGCCCGGCACGCACTGCGCGTGCCGGGCCGTTCCCCATTCCCCTCCCCCGAGATGCCGGAAATGTCAAGGCATGTGACGCTGAGTCCGATATGGGCGACATCTCGGCGACTTCTCGGCGACTCGGCACGGGAGGGGGTCCCCCCGTGACTCCAATGCTCCGCACACGGTGCGCGATCGCGGTCGCCTCGCTCCTGGTACTGGCCACACCCCTTGCGTACGCCGAGGAGTCGGAGGCCCCCGACCGGACCCCGGCCGCCAGGCCTGCCGCCACACCTGCCGCCGCGCCGACCGCTTCCGCCTCCGCTTCGCTCGCGGGGCGGCAGGCCGGGGAGGGGCGGCAGAGGCCCGGACGGACTCCCCAGTCGCACAGCCCGGACGAGTCCGAGAGCCCAGACGGTGAGGGCCGCCCCGACCGTGAGCCGTCCGCCGCACGGTCCGCGTCGCCTTCCGAGTCCGACTCCGACTCCGCGTCCGCGTCTGTTTCCGCGTCTCGTTCCGCTTCGGCCACTTCGTCCCGTACCCGACCCTCCGCTCCGAAGCCCCCTTCTGCGGAGGACGAGGTACTCGAGACGGAGGAGCCGGAGGAGCAGGATGAGGCCGAAGAGGCCGAGGAGTTCCCGGCGCTCTCGCCCAGCCCGACGCCACCCGCCGCCGCAGGTGACCAGGCACCCCAGGCACTGCCCGAGCCCGTCGTGCACCAGATCTCCCCGCTGTCACTGGGGGTCGGGATGGCGCTCATGGGGCTCGGAATCGGCTTCCTCGGCGTGCGGCTGCGGCGTCGTTGATCTTCTCGTCCTCCTCAGGATGGAGGCACAGGCTCCGCCTCTCGATGGTTGGCGGCGGTCGGCATACCCGGTATACATACCGAGTATGTCCATCCGCCACGGGCTCCTTGCCCTCCTTGAGCACGGCCCTCGCTACGGCTCCCAGCTCCGTACGGAGTTCGAGTCGCGCACCGGAGCCACCTGGCCGCTCAACGTCGGTCAGGTCTATACGACCCTCAACCGCCTGGAGCGCGACGGCATGGTCGCCCAGGGCGGCGATGACGACGCGGGCCATGCGCTCTACGTCATCACCGATGCCGGGCGCACCGAGCTGAAGAGCTGGTTCGCGACGCCGGTGGACCGCAGCAGCCCGCCCCGTGACGAGCTGGCGATCAAGCTCGCGATGGCCGTCGGTGCGCCCGGCGTGGACATCCGTGCCGTCATCCAGTCCCAGCGCCACCACACCGTGAAGGCGATGCAGGACTACACCCGGCTCAAGGCGCAGGCGCTGGCCGCGATCGAGGGCGGGGGCTCGCAGGAACGCGACGACGTGGCCTGGCTGCTCGTGCTGGAACAGCTGATCTTCCAGACGGAGGCGGAGGCGCGCTGGCTCGACCACTGCGAGGTGCGGCTCATCCGGATCTCCGCGGCGGCCGGTCGGGGCGCGGACCGCGGAGCGGAGCACACGACGGCCGCGTCCCTGCTCGGCACCCCGGCGGGGCGGGCGTCTTCGGCGTCTTCGGCGTCTCCGACGTCTCCGACGGAGCCGCCATCGGCAGGCTCGGAGGGCCCGGCATCGCCGGCGGCGCCGTCAGGCTCGGCGCGCGCACGGCCCGCGCCGCCGACGTAGCCCGCCGAACGCCGCCTACGTAGCCCGCCGAACACCGCCGAGCCGGCTCCGTCCACCGAACGCAGCCGGCTCAGTCCACCGAAACGTCTCGCTCGCCCAGCTCTCCCAATCTCCGTACATCCGCTCGCGGCATCCAGCCGCTCGTACACCGTCCGTCCAAAGGGGGACCCTTCCATGTCCGACCATCAGTCACAGACATCACAGAAGTCACAGCAGCCAGTGCTGCAACTCCAGCAACTCACCCGAGTTCACGGCAGCGGCGCCACCGAGGTGCATGCCCTGCGCGGCATCAACCTCGATGTCTTCCCCGGCGAACTCGTCGCCGTCATGGGCCCGTCCGGCTCCGGCAAGTCCACGCTGCTCACCATCGCCGGCGGACTCGACACCCCCACCTCGGGGCGTGTGATCGTCGAGAACACCGACATCACCACCGCCGACCGCAAGACGCTCGCCGCTCTGCGCCGCCGCAGCATCGGCTATGTCTTCCAGGACTACAACCTCATCCCGGCGCTCACCGCCGCCGAGAACGTCTCCCTGCCGCGCGAGCTGGACGGCATCTCCGCGCGCAAGGCCCGTACCGAGGCCGTCGCCGCGCTGGAGGAGATGGAGCTCGGTCATCTCGCCGACCGCTTCCCCGACGAGATGTCGGGCGGCCAGCAGCAGCGCGTGGCCATCGCCCGCGCCCTGGTCGGCGAGCGCCGGCTCGTCCTCGCCGACGAGCCGACCGGCGCCCTCGACTCCGAGACCGGCGAGTCCGTACTCGCCCTGCTGCGCTCCCGCTGCGACAGCGGCGCGGCCGGCATTCTCGTCACGCACGAACCGCGCTTCGCGGCCTGGGCGGACCGTGTGGTCTTCCTGCGTGACGGCGCGGTCGTCGACCAGACCATCCGCAGCCAGGCCGACTCGCTGCTCTCGGGCCAGGCGGCCGAGCTGTGAACAGTTGGTACCACTCCTGGCGGGCCGCGATCCGGATCGCCCGCCGCGACGCCTGGCGCTCCAAGGGACGCAGCTTCCTCGTCCTCGCCATGATCGCCCTGCCCATCCTCGGCGTGAGCGCCGCGGATCTGACCCTGCGCAGCGCCGAACTGTCGACCGAGCAGAGCCTCGAGCGCTCGCTGGGCGCCGCCGACGCACGGCTGAACGACCCCGGCATGGGCGGGGTGCCCCTCATGCAGACCCCCGACGCCAACAGCTCAACGCCGGTGGGGGACTTCGAGAACAAGCCGTATCCCGAGGGCAAGACCGACGTCAGCAAGGCACTGCCCACCGGCGCCAAGTCCCTGACGGACTCGCTGGGTTCGGGCAAGCTGCACACCACGCACGGTCTGCTGAACACTGAGATCCGTGAGCTGAAGGCCTCGGACCCGTTGGCCAAGGGCATCGTGGTCGTCGATCACGGCCGGCTCCCGCAGAAGGCAGACGAGGTCGCCGCGACCACACACTTTCTGGAGACCAGCGGTCTGAAGGTGGGCTCCAAGCTCACGGCCCGCGGACTCGACCGTGAGTACAAGATCGTCGGCGCCTACGAACTCCCCGACGCACTCGACACCGACCAGGTCAACGCGCTGCCGGGCGCGCTCCTCGCCCCGCTCGACAAGGCTCTGGAAAAGGCCGGGCTGCCCGCGACCGAGGCGAGCACCACGCATCTGGTGAGCGTTCCCGGTGGTTTCACGTGGAACATGGTCAAGGAGGCCAACGCCAAGGGCGTAACGGTCAATTCGCGCGCCGTGGCCCTCGACCCGCCCGCCAAGTCCGACGTTCCGATCTACCAGCAAGAGGGCTGGGGCGATTACGAGGAGAGCACGGCGGCCAAGGCCGCGGCGCTCGCCGCGGTCGGTACCGTCGTCGGCCTCGCGATGCTGGAGATCTGCCTGCTGGCAGGGCCCGCCTTCGCGGTCGGCGCGCGTCGCTCCCGCCGCCAGCTCGGTCTGGTCGGCGCGAACGGCGGCGACCGCCGCCATATCCGCGCCATCGTCCTCGCCGGTGGCCTGGTGATCGGCGTCGCCGCGGCAGTGGTCGGCACGGTCCTCGGCCTGCTCCTCACCTTCGCGCTTCAGCCGCTGCTCGAGGACTACATGGGCCAGCGCTTCGGCAGTTTCGACGTACGGCCGCTGGAACTTCTCGGCATCGGGCTGCTCGCCGTACTCACGGGCCTGATGGCCGCGATCGTCCCGGCCATCACCTCGTCCCGCCAGTCCGTGCTGGCCTCGCTCACCGGCCGTCGGGGCGTACGCAAGAGCAGCCGGGTACTGCCGGTGATCGGCCTGATCGCGGTCGGGCTAGGCGCGGCGATCGCGCTCTACGGCTCTGTGATGACCGACCAGTACATCGTTGTCGCGGGCGGCAGCGCCATTGCCGAGCTGGGCGTGGTCGCGCTGACCCCCGCTCTGGTGGGCCTGTTCGGCCGGGCAGGACGCATCCTGCCGCTCTCCCCGCGGCTCGCGCTTCGGGACGCGGTACGCAACCGTGGCCGTACGGCTCCCGCCGTGGCCGCGGTGCTGGCCGCCGTCGCGGGCACCGTGGCCGTGGCGACGTACGCCGCGAGCGACGACGCCCAGGGCAGGGCGCAGTACGAGGCACGCCTCCCGCACGGCGCGGTCTCGGTGATGCTGGACGAGGCCGGCGGCCGTGACGTTCCGGCGGTGCGCGCCACCGTGCAGAAGATGCTGCCCATCGACCTGCGGGCCGATGTGGACCGGATCTCGGTCGGCAAGACCAACTGCTCGATGTACGGCGGCGGGGAGAGCTGCGGCCGCTACGAGGTAGTGGTGCCCAGGGCAAACCAGTGCCCGCTGTGGATGACCGACCCGGCCCACCCGGACGGGGACCCCTCGGCGAAGTTCGACAAGGCCGAGCGCCGCAAGCTCGCCGACGACTGGCGCTGCAAGGAGCTCCCGGGCGGCGGAAGCTATGTCGACGGCGGTGTGCTGGTCGGTGACGCGAAGCTGCTGAAGGTGCTCGCGATCAACGACGCTGCGGCCGAGAAGGCGCTGGCGGCGGGGCAGATCGTGTCGTTCGACAAGCGCAACGTCGACACCAAGGGCAAGATCGGCATCCGTCTGATCACCGACACCAGGAAGGCAGACGAGGCCGCGCAGAAGGGCAAGGACGCGCCGGGCGAGATCAAGGCGTTCACCGCGCACCAGGTCGCGGGTGAGCCCAATTCGTACGGCGTCGCGATGATCCTGCCGCCTGCCGCGGCGAAGTCGGCGGGCATGAGCACGGTGCCGTTCGGGGCGTACTACTCGACGGACAAGATGCCGAGCAGCGAGCAGCGCCAGAGGCTGGACGGCGAGCTCGACAAGACCGGCTCGGACATCAACCTCCATGTCGAGGAGGGCTACACCAGCGAGAACAGCATCATCCTGCTGGCGCTGACCGTCTTCGCCGGGCTGATCACGATCGGCGCGGCCGGTATCGCCACCGGCCTGGCCCAGGCGGACGCCGAAGCCGACCTGAAGACGCTGGCGGCTGTGGGCGCGCCGCCACGGGTCCGCAGGACGCTCAGCGGATTCCAGTGCGGTGTGGTGGCCGCGATGGGTGTGGTCCTTGGCTCGGCGGCGGGTGTCCTGCCCGCGATCGGGCTACGGCTCACCGAGAAGCGCGAGCAGATGAAGTGGTACCGGGAAGCGATGGACCAGGGCTACGGCTCGCTCAACTCGGTGCCGCACGTACCGATCATCGTGCCCTGGGAGACCCTGGCCGCGCTGCTCGTCGCGGTCCCGGTCGGCGCGGCGCTGCTGGCGGCGCTGGTGACCCGCTCCCGCGGCGCGCTGTCCCGCCGCGAAGCGACCTGATCGGCTTAGCCAGGCGTATCCGGCCATATCCAGCGGCTTTGCGCCCCCGTACGAGGGTGGATCACCCTTGTACGGGGGCACACCGTGTGGTGAGGCACAGGTGCGAGAGAATGGCGGCATGGAGATGCCGAGGAATGAACGGTCGCAGGAGAGCCCCCACATTCTTGTCGTGGGACAGGACGGGATGGCACTCGGCGGCGGTGACGGTGACGACGAGTCGCGCGAGGTCCCGGTGACGGAAATGGTGGAACAGCCTGCCAAGGTCATGCGCATCGGCAGCATGATCAAGCAGCTGCTGGAGGAAGTCAGAGCAGCACCTCTGGACGAGGCGAGCCGGGTCCGCCTCAAGGAGATCCACGCCAGCTCGGTCAAGGAGCTGGAGGACGGCCTCGCCCCCGAACTGGTCGAGGAACTCGAACGTCTCTCGCTGCCCTTCACCGACGAGGCAATTCCCTCCGAGGCTGAACTGCGCATCGCGCAAGCACAGTTGGTGGGTTGGCTGGAGGGCCTCTTCCACGGAATCCAGACGGCCCTGTTCGCGCAGCAAATGGCGGCCCGCGCCCAACTCGAACAAATGCGCAGAGCACTCCCCCCCGGGAGCCCCGCACGAGGACGACGAGGGCGGCCAGCACGGAGCGATCCGCTCGGGACCGTATTTGTAGGGGTCGCAGGGGTACTGCGTACGGCGCTGGGGGTACTGCGTACCCCCAGCGCCGAGCCAATTTCGCGACTGGGTACCGAAAGCCCGCGCCGCCACCCAGAGGCCCGCCGGGGGGCGAAGCCCTCGCCGCCACCCCGGTGCCCGCGGGGGGCGAAGCCCGTGCCGCCACCTCAGCGGCGGGGGTCACACGCCGCCAGCCCTAGCTGGCATGGCGGTCGGGGTCCGAGATCCGCGCCCGCCCTCAGTCCGCGCCGACAGGGGCGGCCGGGGGCAAAGCCCGCGCCGCCACCCTCAAGCGGGGCCCGCGCCGTGCGGCGCAGCCTGCA
It includes:
- a CDS encoding protein kinase gives rise to the protein MAPEPEAGGGGVPDAADSWGIGGVVGDGRYRLTHRLGRGGMAEVFAAEDVRLGRTVAVKLLRSDLAEDPVSKARFTREAQSVAGLNHHAVVAVYDSGEDVVGGQTVPYIVMELVEGRTIRDLLVNAEAPPPEQALIIVSGVLEALAYSHQHGIVHRDIKPANVIITNSGAVKVMDFGIARALHGAQSTMTQTGMVMGTPQYLSPEQALGKAVDHRSDLYATGCLLYELLALRPPFTGETPLSVVYQHVQDIPVPPSEVSDAVPPELDGLVMRSLAKDPDDRFQSAEEMRGLVQYGLQMLQQQGSHTGTWGTGPVETHDGGFTPAMGTTGPTAMHHPVHGETSQSPILPPMNPNDGGYGGGNRDGRNGKGGGRGKMWLFAVLAVIAIAAGVAFALDKAGNTGNSPKDNTTISQTPSTPDASPTPTDEDTEQSEEPGPTGDDEQPSWTPSDPPSFTPSDPQTPTDDPTTADPTEPTGDPTDDPTTADPTEPTDDPTPSTGNPGDPGAN
- a CDS encoding protein kinase → MSQDGAQGRYAGGSVAGGRYQLRDLLGEGGMASVYLAYDSALDRQVAIKTLHTELGREQSFRERFRREAQAVAKLSHTNIVSVFDTGEDELDGSLMPYIVMEYVEGQPLGSVLQADIQQYGAMPADKALKVTADVLAALETSHEMGLVHRDIKPGNVMMTKRGIVKVMDFGIARAMQSGVTSMTQTGMVVGTPQYLSPEQALGRGVDARSDLYSVGIMLFQLLTGRIPFDADSPLAIAYAHVQEEPVAPSTINRSVTPAMDALVARALKKNPNERFPSAAAMRDECARVASAGQTGAPVIIVGAPAASGAGVGSTVFPPLDQSTPAPQSVQTPYQPGPYGPPTPASAPMQAPMQGHTPAPTPQYGYPHTPPPPAYQTPGPVASTPPPYNIAPQTGVSGGSGGGGGKRNMPVIVGAIVVALLAVGGLITAIALNKGSGDGDNAGGDPSSSESADSGGLAPDRTRTIDKTKCSDATEDGTDPAKVQAPDLLYKDLLSVKECLRAAGWTWKVTEVDNPQYPKDAVVEQYPGQGQAVVPENQEFELQISTGKSG
- a CDS encoding PadR family transcriptional regulator — encoded protein: MSIRHGLLALLEHGPRYGSQLRTEFESRTGATWPLNVGQVYTTLNRLERDGMVAQGGDDDAGHALYVITDAGRTELKSWFATPVDRSSPPRDELAIKLAMAVGAPGVDIRAVIQSQRHHTVKAMQDYTRLKAQALAAIEGGGSQERDDVAWLLVLEQLIFQTEAEARWLDHCEVRLIRISAAAGRGADRGAEHTTAASLLGTPAGRASSASSASPTSPTEPPSAGSEGPASPAAPSGSARARPAPPT
- a CDS encoding ABC transporter ATP-binding protein; translation: MSDHQSQTSQKSQQPVLQLQQLTRVHGSGATEVHALRGINLDVFPGELVAVMGPSGSGKSTLLTIAGGLDTPTSGRVIVENTDITTADRKTLAALRRRSIGYVFQDYNLIPALTAAENVSLPRELDGISARKARTEAVAALEEMELGHLADRFPDEMSGGQQQRVAIARALVGERRLVLADEPTGALDSETGESVLALLRSRCDSGAAGILVTHEPRFAAWADRVVFLRDGAVVDQTIRSQADSLLSGQAAEL
- a CDS encoding ABC transporter permease; translation: MNSWYHSWRAAIRIARRDAWRSKGRSFLVLAMIALPILGVSAADLTLRSAELSTEQSLERSLGAADARLNDPGMGGVPLMQTPDANSSTPVGDFENKPYPEGKTDVSKALPTGAKSLTDSLGSGKLHTTHGLLNTEIRELKASDPLAKGIVVVDHGRLPQKADEVAATTHFLETSGLKVGSKLTARGLDREYKIVGAYELPDALDTDQVNALPGALLAPLDKALEKAGLPATEASTTHLVSVPGGFTWNMVKEANAKGVTVNSRAVALDPPAKSDVPIYQQEGWGDYEESTAAKAAALAAVGTVVGLAMLEICLLAGPAFAVGARRSRRQLGLVGANGGDRRHIRAIVLAGGLVIGVAAAVVGTVLGLLLTFALQPLLEDYMGQRFGSFDVRPLELLGIGLLAVLTGLMAAIVPAITSSRQSVLASLTGRRGVRKSSRVLPVIGLIAVGLGAAIALYGSVMTDQYIVVAGGSAIAELGVVALTPALVGLFGRAGRILPLSPRLALRDAVRNRGRTAPAVAAVLAAVAGTVAVATYAASDDAQGRAQYEARLPHGAVSVMLDEAGGRDVPAVRATVQKMLPIDLRADVDRISVGKTNCSMYGGGESCGRYEVVVPRANQCPLWMTDPAHPDGDPSAKFDKAERRKLADDWRCKELPGGGSYVDGGVLVGDAKLLKVLAINDAAAEKALAAGQIVSFDKRNVDTKGKIGIRLITDTRKADEAAQKGKDAPGEIKAFTAHQVAGEPNSYGVAMILPPAAAKSAGMSTVPFGAYYSTDKMPSSEQRQRLDGELDKTGSDINLHVEEGYTSENSIILLALTVFAGLITIGAAGIATGLAQADAEADLKTLAAVGAPPRVRRTLSGFQCGVVAAMGVVLGSAAGVLPAIGLRLTEKREQMKWYREAMDQGYGSLNSVPHVPIIVPWETLAALLVAVPVGAALLAALVTRSRGALSRREAT